From one Phycisphaerae bacterium genomic stretch:
- the tsaB gene encoding tRNA (adenosine(37)-N6)-threonylcarbamoyltransferase complex dimerization subunit type 1 TsaB → MHDAWLLALETSSRHGSVALGRGPDVMAYRPLSADRRHTTELLPVVRELLTEVGCRPRDVGVVCFSQGPGSFTGLRVAATLARMWQSAIGSRVVGVPTLEAIARNVLRRADVAGRIVVLRDARRGQVFGAVYERAPRAEEPSPGPSLEGRGVEAGPALVGRGSEAGSSFGGIGAVGLRVIADAGLHAAPAWLATLERPGVVLGDGVPACRDLLAGLDVLPEEFWEPDAREVLAIGRRLAAAGRFCSPDEIVPAYLRPPECEEVYEQRRAEARARRDVT, encoded by the coding sequence ATGCACGACGCGTGGCTGCTCGCGCTCGAGACCTCCAGCCGACATGGCAGCGTGGCGCTGGGTCGCGGCCCGGATGTGATGGCGTATCGTCCGCTTTCCGCGGACCGCCGGCACACCACCGAGTTGCTGCCCGTGGTCCGCGAGCTGCTCACCGAGGTGGGCTGTCGGCCGCGCGACGTCGGCGTGGTCTGCTTCTCGCAGGGGCCGGGGAGTTTCACGGGCCTGCGCGTGGCGGCGACCTTGGCGCGGATGTGGCAATCGGCCATCGGCAGCCGCGTGGTTGGCGTGCCGACGCTGGAGGCGATCGCGCGCAATGTGCTTCGCCGGGCGGATGTCGCGGGGCGGATCGTCGTGCTGCGCGACGCCCGGCGCGGGCAGGTGTTTGGCGCGGTGTATGAACGCGCCCCCCGGGCGGAAGAACCCTCCCCCGGCCCCTCCCTGGAAGGGAGGGGGGTTGAGGCTGGCCCCGCCCTGGTAGGGAGAGGGAGTGAGGCTGGCTCCTCCTTTGGAGGGATCGGCGCTGTCGGGCTGCGCGTGATCGCGGACGCCGGTCTGCACGCTGCGCCGGCGTGGCTGGCGACATTGGAGCGCCCCGGCGTGGTGTTGGGCGACGGCGTGCCGGCGTGCCGGGACCTGCTGGCAGGGCTGGACGTGCTGCCAGAGGAATTCTGGGAGCCCGATGCGCGGGAAGTGCTCGCGATCGGGCGACGCTTGGCCGCGGCTGGGCGATTCTGCAGCCCGGACGAGATTGTGCCGGCGTACCTGCGTCCGCCGGAGTGCGAGGAAGTGTACGAGCAACGCCGGGCGGAGGCTCGCGCGCGGCGCGACGTGACATAG
- a CDS encoding prepilin-type N-terminal cleavage/methylation domain-containing protein, giving the protein MHSCLRAFTLIEMLVSLAVLSLAMAVVGVVFSVTTKTTSQAAAYSEAHNWVRQFTLQIEEDLRYCDPSKSVLVLVGRTQAAALTADDLQAGKFHRVLIGDAGVAGNYDPEYTTGAPNPQYSNPRADLLMFFSQRPTVSVAPVPDVDPSDEWAYAAALGTRFTPVEVVYGHAAFASPVWNAGRRQYEFPTNPAALRHIEQVAGGGTDPLALSRIPANQWHLSRRATIMFDWGNWTVPTAESQWNVAQGAWYNDTSNGWLLPGDAVMFGVTTLLNYLGPHWTLAGLGSPAALERPYGPFYGGFNTILGAYIEPLLYSQAYSPLSSFHHVATVLDDVPVDLQGNMAVQMLPACAWFQVEFLMPEDPRNSVTYASPAPLNINVSSRSDMPRWTSVVPGETYIFVPDTPDNRNLLASDPTPANLNLPSPRLLNDFARLDQTPGNDASQPGTIVSNRIIRTWPYAIRVTVRVWDPRGRLDEPIVRSLVHRFE; this is encoded by the coding sequence GTGCACTCGTGCCTCCGTGCCTTTACGTTGATCGAGATGCTCGTCTCGCTGGCCGTGCTGTCGCTGGCGATGGCGGTGGTCGGCGTCGTCTTCTCGGTGACGACGAAGACGACCAGCCAGGCGGCGGCGTACTCCGAAGCCCACAACTGGGTGCGGCAGTTCACGCTGCAGATCGAGGAAGACCTGCGCTACTGCGACCCGTCCAAGAGCGTGCTGGTCCTCGTCGGCCGGACGCAGGCCGCCGCGTTGACCGCGGACGACTTGCAGGCGGGCAAATTCCATCGCGTGCTCATTGGCGACGCGGGCGTGGCGGGCAACTATGACCCGGAGTACACGACGGGTGCCCCCAATCCGCAGTACAGCAACCCGCGGGCCGACCTGCTGATGTTCTTCTCGCAGCGGCCGACGGTCTCCGTCGCGCCGGTGCCCGATGTCGACCCGAGCGACGAATGGGCGTACGCCGCCGCGCTGGGCACCAGGTTCACGCCGGTCGAGGTGGTGTATGGCCACGCGGCCTTCGCGAGCCCGGTGTGGAACGCCGGCCGGCGGCAGTACGAGTTTCCGACGAACCCCGCGGCGTTGCGGCACATCGAGCAGGTGGCGGGTGGCGGCACGGACCCGCTGGCCTTGAGCAGAATCCCCGCGAACCAGTGGCACCTGAGCCGCCGGGCGACGATCATGTTCGACTGGGGGAACTGGACGGTGCCGACCGCGGAGTCGCAGTGGAATGTCGCGCAGGGCGCCTGGTACAACGACACCAGCAACGGGTGGCTGCTGCCGGGTGACGCCGTGATGTTCGGTGTCACCACACTGCTGAACTACCTGGGCCCGCACTGGACGCTGGCCGGACTGGGCTCGCCGGCGGCGCTGGAACGTCCCTACGGACCGTTCTACGGCGGATTCAATACGATTCTGGGGGCGTACATCGAGCCGCTGCTGTACTCGCAGGCGTATTCGCCGCTGTCGAGCTTCCACCACGTCGCGACGGTGCTCGACGACGTGCCGGTCGACCTGCAAGGCAACATGGCGGTGCAGATGCTGCCGGCCTGCGCGTGGTTCCAGGTCGAGTTCCTGATGCCGGAGGACCCGCGGAACAGCGTGACGTACGCATCTCCGGCGCCGTTGAACATCAACGTCAGTTCCCGCTCGGACATGCCGCGCTGGACGAGCGTGGTCCCAGGCGAGACGTACATCTTCGTGCCGGACACGCCGGACAATCGAAACCTGCTGGCGTCTGATCCGACGCCTGCGAATCTGAACTTGCCTTCTCCCCGACTTTTGAACGATTTCGCGCGGCTGGACCAGACGCCGGGCAACGACGCGAGCCAGCCCGGGACGATCGTCAGCAACCGCATCATCCGCACGTGGCCGTATGCGATCCGGGTCACGGTGCGGGTGTGGGACCCGCGCGGCCGGCTGGATGAGCCGATCGTGCGCAGCCTCGTGCACCGGTTTGAATGA
- a CDS encoding prepilin-type N-terminal cleavage/methylation domain-containing protein, producing the protein MPVCLRAFTLVEVLIVIVVIGLLIAAIGLVGVKVIHHQKVNFTQSIMRNVRLAIDQFANDNPLGAIYDRKTNISLGIRPTFGPYPPYQLAACGGTCVSGVLEPGGSLPGDYALANRFHRDFGNRVGSVQNFVSWGTVDPPAADLDIRALYTYLRVYANSVLTQVPASALKPLSATPEYVNPAGTGASAGVAGAVDVLGIHDAWGVPLDYFLYVKLEWGITGWTVTQRVPVLRSLGVSKDVYDVARPAGTLSDYKQDWIFSDPFPSPAANQANAAFWQTGTLNTNAGTENGWARAVGAGDLSVGGDRESAFGFVP; encoded by the coding sequence GTGCCTGTGTGCCTGCGTGCCTTCACGCTGGTCGAGGTCCTCATCGTCATCGTCGTGATCGGGCTGCTGATCGCGGCGATCGGCCTGGTCGGCGTGAAGGTGATCCACCATCAGAAGGTCAACTTCACGCAGTCGATCATGCGCAACGTGCGGCTGGCGATCGACCAGTTCGCGAACGATAACCCGCTGGGGGCGATCTACGATCGTAAGACGAATATCAGCCTCGGCATCCGACCGACATTCGGGCCGTATCCGCCATATCAGCTCGCGGCGTGCGGCGGAACGTGTGTTAGTGGGGTGTTGGAGCCGGGGGGGTCGCTACCAGGCGACTACGCGCTGGCCAATCGTTTTCACCGCGATTTTGGAAATCGGGTTGGAAGCGTGCAGAACTTCGTCTCATGGGGCACAGTCGATCCGCCCGCGGCGGACTTGGACATTCGCGCGCTCTACACGTATCTGCGGGTGTACGCCAACAGCGTGTTGACACAAGTGCCGGCGAGCGCGCTGAAGCCGCTGTCGGCAACGCCTGAGTATGTGAATCCCGCGGGTACGGGGGCGTCGGCGGGGGTTGCTGGTGCGGTGGACGTGCTGGGCATCCACGATGCCTGGGGCGTGCCGCTGGATTACTTTCTCTACGTGAAACTGGAGTGGGGCATCACGGGGTGGACGGTCACACAGCGCGTGCCCGTGTTGCGGTCGCTGGGCGTTTCGAAGGACGTTTACGACGTGGCGCGCCCCGCCGGCACGCTTTCGGACTACAAACAGGACTGGATCTTCAGCGACCCGTTCCCGTCGCCGGCGGCTAACCAGGCCAATGCCGCGTTCTGGCAGACGGGCACGCTCAACACCAATGCGGGCACGGAAAACGGTTGGGCGCGGGCGGTTGGCGCCGGCGATCTGAGCGTCGGGGGGGATCGCGAGTCGGCGTTCGGTTTCGTGCCGTAG
- a CDS encoding prepilin-type N-terminal cleavage/methylation domain-containing protein yields the protein MTGKADARCRRRRRDVAFTLVELLVVIVIIALLIGLLIPAVNMARNAAKAASSKAALASIETGLETFKASEKLGGAYPPSASDWWQNGEWQVESPYGSGRIPIAGAGLLVWALSGADLLGTAGFQTVGTNAYWGMATGVQADTGNPTLSDLYALYPTGHAQANQPVHPRFGPFVDSSKLRVTQNLGAFNSPDFAIAEEVNTCKSLGVQRATRRYPMYLDAYGYPILYYRADAAGRAMLDDSRSNTGIPRGIYHAEDNANLVDNRNNSGEMLRLNKAGEDHALNWVTGGYDALNNPPPVGTLNRYIMNMGVKARLEPARADSYLLISAGADGRYGTADDIANFEHNGQ from the coding sequence ATGACAGGTAAGGCCGATGCGCGGTGCCGGCGGCGACGCCGAGACGTGGCATTCACGCTGGTCGAGTTGCTGGTGGTGATCGTCATCATCGCGCTGTTGATCGGGCTGCTGATTCCGGCGGTCAACATGGCCCGCAACGCGGCGAAGGCCGCCTCCTCCAAAGCTGCGCTGGCGTCGATCGAGACCGGGCTGGAGACGTTCAAGGCCAGCGAGAAGCTGGGCGGGGCGTATCCGCCGTCGGCGTCCGACTGGTGGCAGAACGGCGAGTGGCAGGTGGAAAGCCCCTACGGGAGCGGCCGGATTCCGATCGCGGGGGCCGGATTGCTGGTGTGGGCACTGTCGGGGGCCGATCTGCTGGGGACGGCGGGCTTCCAGACGGTGGGTACCAACGCATATTGGGGCATGGCCACGGGTGTCCAGGCGGACACGGGCAACCCGACGCTGAGTGACTTGTACGCGCTGTATCCGACCGGTCACGCGCAGGCCAACCAGCCGGTTCATCCGCGCTTCGGGCCGTTTGTGGACTCCAGCAAGCTGCGCGTGACGCAGAACCTGGGCGCGTTCAATTCGCCGGACTTCGCGATTGCCGAGGAAGTGAACACCTGCAAGTCGCTGGGCGTGCAACGGGCCACGCGGCGCTACCCGATGTACCTCGACGCCTACGGTTACCCGATCCTGTACTACCGGGCCGATGCGGCGGGGCGCGCGATGCTGGACGATTCGCGCAGTAACACGGGCATCCCGCGCGGCATCTACCACGCGGAGGACAATGCGAACCTGGTGGACAATCGCAACAACAGCGGGGAGATGCTGCGGCTCAACAAGGCCGGCGAAGATCATGCACTGAACTGGGTCACCGGGGGCTACGACGCGCTGAACAACCCGCCGCCGGTGGGCACGCTGAATCGCTACATCATGAATATGGGGGTGAAGGCCCGCCTGGAGCCGGCCCGCGCTGATTCGTACCTCCTCATCAGTGCCGGCGCGGACGGCCGCTACGGCACGGCGGACGACATCGCGAACTTCGAGCACAACGGACAATGA
- a CDS encoding type II secretion system protein, giving the protein MRSRASAPRRGFTLIELLAVIAIISLLIGLLVPAVNKARDQAKKVTTQKLISTLDTGCQLYSKEFDRYPRSFGENPFEGEGSGVYLSGAQWLILELAGADLKGFVMPDKEREHTFSENDWRDWYSLEPDRDYQRYGPYIQVDGKIAQSPEYYRDNTSQTKTLPQLLTPGGSAGTSDWNNGKLPFAVDAFGFPVLYYRANEHAKLPFTDPSASKPGRYTQWDNTPFTGSENGNVAGWDLGGGANHPLRNLGWRENSPNQLQEPAGFAGFVYDRAVYEQTRQSGGQGKVWPQRPDTYLFISAGKDGLYGTADDPTNFISDKGGL; this is encoded by the coding sequence ATGAGAAGCCGTGCAAGCGCGCCGCGCCGCGGGTTCACCCTGATCGAGCTGCTGGCCGTCATCGCGATCATCTCGCTGCTGATCGGCCTGCTGGTGCCGGCGGTGAACAAGGCCCGCGACCAGGCGAAGAAGGTCACAACACAAAAGCTGATCAGCACGCTCGACACGGGCTGCCAGTTGTACAGCAAGGAGTTCGACCGCTATCCGCGGTCGTTCGGCGAGAACCCGTTCGAGGGCGAGGGCTCCGGGGTTTACCTCTCGGGGGCGCAGTGGCTGATCCTGGAACTCGCCGGCGCGGACCTGAAGGGCTTCGTGATGCCGGACAAGGAGCGCGAGCATACATTCAGCGAGAATGACTGGCGCGACTGGTACTCGCTGGAGCCTGATCGCGACTACCAGCGCTACGGGCCGTACATCCAGGTGGACGGCAAGATCGCCCAGTCGCCGGAGTACTATCGCGACAACACGTCGCAGACGAAGACGCTGCCGCAACTGCTGACGCCCGGCGGCAGCGCGGGCACCTCGGACTGGAACAACGGGAAACTGCCGTTCGCCGTGGATGCATTCGGGTTCCCGGTCCTGTACTACCGCGCGAACGAGCATGCGAAGCTGCCGTTCACCGATCCGAGCGCGAGCAAGCCGGGCCGGTACACGCAGTGGGACAACACGCCGTTTACCGGGTCGGAGAACGGCAACGTGGCGGGCTGGGACCTGGGCGGCGGCGCGAACCACCCGCTGCGGAACCTGGGCTGGCGGGAGAACAGCCCGAACCAGCTCCAGGAGCCGGCGGGCTTCGCCGGGTTCGTCTACGATCGCGCCGTGTATGAGCAGACGCGCCAATCGGGCGGCCAGGGCAAGGTCTGGCCGCAGCGGCCGGACACGTACCTGTTCATCTCCGCCGGCAAGGACGGTTTGTACGGGACCGCGGATGACCCGACCAACTTCATTTCCGACAAAGGTGGTCTGTAG
- a CDS encoding type II secretion system F family protein: MAVFKYEALNASGQEIKDEIEAPSKEEAVSRVRGLGYFPTKVVEKADKKKISAKKGGGPKARKAAGTGMGWVSTKVLCSFTRQLSTLQDAGLPILRSIRILEQQQKPGMLRSCLKQITEDVEGGATLSEAMSRHPKAFDRLYCNMVAAGEAGGVLDVILQRLADFLEKSEKLKRKIIGAMIYPAVVISAAGGIVTFIMVTVVPKFREIFQDFGTTLPAVTEFLISLSNWVATGRPPGWLVILLSPIMVFIIYKLIRQAEFGRYALDVLTLKIPVLGQLVGKSSVARFTRTLGTLVAAGVPILEAIAITRATSGNEVYARMLQRVHDAIREGDSFANPLRASKTVDSIVVNMVDVGEETGELDKMLMKVADNYDDEVDTLVASLVSLLEPIMVLVLGGIVGFIVVALFLPLVTLIQSVMGSGAGGG, encoded by the coding sequence ATGGCTGTCTTCAAGTACGAGGCGCTGAACGCCTCCGGACAGGAGATCAAGGACGAGATCGAGGCGCCGTCGAAGGAAGAGGCGGTCTCGCGCGTCCGCGGTCTGGGCTACTTCCCGACGAAGGTTGTAGAGAAGGCCGATAAGAAGAAGATTTCCGCCAAGAAGGGCGGCGGCCCGAAGGCCCGCAAGGCGGCCGGCACGGGCATGGGGTGGGTCAGCACGAAGGTGCTCTGCTCGTTCACGCGGCAGCTCTCGACGCTGCAGGATGCCGGCCTGCCGATCCTGCGGAGCATTCGCATCCTGGAGCAGCAGCAGAAGCCGGGCATGCTGCGGTCGTGCCTGAAGCAGATCACCGAGGACGTGGAGGGCGGCGCGACGTTGTCCGAGGCGATGTCCCGGCACCCGAAGGCGTTCGACCGGCTGTACTGCAACATGGTGGCCGCGGGCGAGGCGGGCGGTGTGCTGGACGTCATCTTGCAGCGCCTGGCGGACTTCCTGGAGAAGTCGGAAAAGCTGAAGCGGAAGATCATCGGTGCCATGATCTACCCGGCCGTGGTCATCTCGGCCGCGGGCGGCATCGTGACGTTCATCATGGTGACCGTCGTGCCGAAGTTCCGCGAGATCTTCCAGGATTTCGGGACGACGTTGCCGGCAGTGACCGAGTTCCTGATCTCCCTGTCGAACTGGGTTGCCACGGGCCGTCCGCCGGGCTGGCTGGTCATCCTGCTGTCGCCGATCATGGTGTTCATCATTTACAAGCTGATCCGGCAGGCGGAATTCGGGCGTTACGCCTTGGACGTGTTGACGCTCAAGATTCCGGTGCTGGGCCAACTGGTGGGCAAGTCGTCGGTAGCGCGGTTCACGCGGACGCTGGGGACGCTGGTGGCGGCGGGCGTGCCGATCCTGGAGGCCATCGCGATCACGCGAGCGACCAGCGGCAACGAAGTCTACGCGCGGATGCTGCAGCGCGTGCATGATGCGATCCGCGAGGGCGACTCGTTCGCCAACCCGCTGCGCGCGTCGAAGACCGTGGACTCGATCGTGGTCAACATGGTGGACGTCGGCGAGGAGACGGGCGAACTCGACAAGATGCTGATGAAAGTCGCCGACAACTACGACGACGAGGTTGACACGCTGGTGGCCTCGCTGGTCAGCCTGCTGGAGCCGATCATGGTGCTCGTGCTCGGCGGTATCGTCGGGTTCATCGTCGTGGCCCTGTTCCTCCCCCTGGTAACGCTGATCCAGTCGGTGATGGGCAGCGGCGCCGGCGGCGGCTAG
- the tadA gene encoding Flp pilus assembly complex ATPase component TadA has product MPPIAQLRGRPLGRILIKMGKVTRVQVSEALELQKKKRGPLGQLLIEMGYVEEADVNRALAAQVGMESIKLADIDIDKNVIDMVPAQMAHAYRIVPTEYDRETHTLGVALASPDNFHATDDLKTLMGFNVVARITTEADMNDALNRYYPEEAAATINDIITELSSDEDLAKFQGRGESIDLDELREMAESSPVKKLVNLVLLQAIRDKASDVHFEPFEDEFKMRYRIDGVLFEMVPPPKHVAMAISSRIKVMANLDIAERRVPQDGRIELLVEGRPVDLRVSVLPTMFGESVVLRVLDRTQVNLDLTQLGLREEDMGTIKQLINKPHGIIIVTGPTGSGKTTTLYSALKELNTPEVKILTSEDPVEYDIDGLIQCQIKADIGLTFARCLRSFLRQDPDIILVGEIRDLETAQISVQSSLTGHLVFSTLHTNDAPSSIARLLDLGMEPFLLTATLEAIIAQRLVRKICENCKEEYTPSEQQLMELGLLPEDIKGRTFFYGKGCDYCNHTGYKGRRGIFETMVLDDELRELIMKHASTNVLRQAARKRGMRSLRESGLLTLYDGITTIEEIVRETLAEEAV; this is encoded by the coding sequence ATGCCGCCGATCGCGCAACTCAGGGGCCGGCCGCTGGGGCGCATCCTGATCAAGATGGGCAAGGTGACCCGCGTGCAGGTCTCCGAGGCCCTGGAGCTGCAGAAGAAGAAGCGGGGTCCGCTGGGGCAACTGCTGATCGAGATGGGCTATGTCGAGGAGGCCGACGTCAACCGGGCGCTGGCGGCGCAGGTCGGCATGGAGTCGATCAAGCTGGCCGATATCGACATTGACAAGAACGTCATCGATATGGTTCCGGCGCAGATGGCGCATGCCTACCGCATCGTCCCGACGGAGTACGACCGCGAGACGCACACCCTGGGTGTGGCCCTGGCCAGCCCGGACAACTTCCACGCGACGGACGACCTGAAGACCTTGATGGGCTTCAATGTCGTCGCGCGGATCACGACCGAAGCGGACATGAACGACGCCCTCAACCGGTATTACCCGGAAGAGGCCGCCGCGACCATCAACGACATTATCACCGAGCTGTCCAGCGACGAAGACCTGGCGAAGTTCCAGGGCCGCGGCGAGAGCATCGACCTCGACGAGCTGCGCGAGATGGCTGAGAGCAGCCCGGTCAAGAAGCTGGTGAATCTGGTACTGCTGCAGGCCATCCGCGACAAGGCGTCCGACGTCCATTTCGAGCCGTTCGAGGACGAATTCAAGATGCGCTATCGCATCGATGGCGTGCTGTTCGAGATGGTGCCGCCGCCCAAGCACGTCGCGATGGCGATCTCATCGCGCATCAAGGTCATGGCGAACCTCGACATCGCGGAGCGGCGTGTGCCGCAGGACGGGCGTATCGAACTGCTGGTCGAGGGCCGGCCGGTGGACTTGCGTGTCAGCGTGCTCCCGACCATGTTCGGCGAGAGCGTGGTGCTGCGTGTCTTGGACCGGACGCAGGTGAACCTGGATCTCACGCAGCTTGGGTTGCGCGAAGAGGACATGGGGACGATCAAGCAGCTCATCAACAAACCGCACGGCATCATCATCGTGACCGGTCCCACGGGGTCGGGAAAAACGACGACGCTGTACTCGGCGCTGAAGGAGCTGAACACCCCCGAGGTCAAGATCCTCACGAGCGAGGACCCGGTCGAGTACGACATCGACGGGCTGATTCAGTGCCAAATTAAGGCTGATATTGGGCTTACGTTCGCGCGCTGCCTGCGTAGCTTCCTGCGACAGGACCCCGACATCATCCTGGTCGGCGAGATTCGCGACCTCGAAACGGCGCAAATCTCTGTTCAATCGTCACTTACGGGCCACCTGGTCTTCTCGACGCTGCACACGAACGACGCCCCCAGCTCCATTGCGCGTCTGCTGGACCTGGGCATGGAGCCGTTCCTGCTGACCGCGACGCTGGAAGCCATTATCGCACAAAGACTTGTGCGCAAGATCTGCGAGAACTGCAAGGAAGAATACACCCCGTCCGAGCAGCAGCTCATGGAGCTCGGGCTTCTGCCGGAGGACATCAAGGGGCGGACGTTTTTCTACGGCAAGGGATGTGACTACTGCAACCATACCGGTTACAAGGGGCGGCGTGGCATTTTTGAAACCATGGTCCTGGATGACGAGTTGCGGGAACTGATCATGAAACACGCGTCGACCAACGTCCTGCGGCAGGCAGCGCGAAAGCGCGGGATGCGGTCGTTGCGCGAATCGGGCCTGCTGACGCTCTACGACGGCATCACGACGATTGAGGAGATCGTGCGCGAGACCCTGGCGGAGGAAGCGGTTTAA
- a CDS encoding RluA family pseudouridine synthase — protein MKPEEEDILERPIPIDEDQAERVRLRIRRKLPGRRLDKYLHARFPRLSRTAIQRLIKQGAITVNGQPTKSSYEMCGGDVVELVIPPPEPREVVPENIPLDIIYEDEHILAINKRTGIICHPARGDQTGTIANALVYYANQLSHGEDPFRPGIVHRLDKNTTGVMLVAKTDEAHWRLSLQFERRTVQKTYLAIVHGCPHLDGDTIDAPIGVHPVVREKFAVMVRENKIDVAKHAVTHYEVAERYKGYALVQLFPKTGRTHQLRVHMSHIGHPIVGDTMYGGRVISEFDLTGTGSVEPLFAHQALHAWRIAFRHPIHERPMEIEAPFPPPFRTLVNLLRSLSSA, from the coding sequence GTGAAGCCCGAAGAAGAGGATATCCTCGAGCGACCGATTCCCATCGACGAGGACCAGGCGGAGCGTGTCCGGCTCCGAATCCGCCGCAAGCTGCCCGGACGGCGCCTGGACAAGTACCTGCACGCCCGCTTCCCGCGCCTGTCGCGCACCGCGATTCAGCGCTTGATCAAGCAGGGCGCCATCACCGTCAACGGTCAGCCCACCAAGTCCAGCTATGAGATGTGCGGCGGCGACGTCGTCGAGCTCGTCATTCCACCGCCCGAGCCGCGCGAGGTCGTGCCCGAGAACATCCCGCTCGACATCATCTACGAGGACGAGCACATCCTCGCGATTAACAAGCGCACCGGGATCATCTGCCATCCGGCCCGCGGCGATCAGACCGGCACCATCGCCAACGCCCTCGTCTACTACGCCAACCAACTCAGCCACGGCGAGGACCCGTTCCGCCCCGGCATCGTCCATCGCCTCGACAAGAACACTACCGGCGTCATGCTGGTCGCGAAGACCGACGAGGCCCACTGGCGATTGTCGCTGCAGTTCGAACGCCGCACCGTCCAGAAGACGTATCTCGCCATCGTGCACGGCTGCCCCCACCTCGACGGCGACACGATCGACGCCCCGATCGGCGTACATCCCGTCGTCCGCGAGAAGTTCGCCGTCATGGTCCGCGAGAACAAGATCGACGTGGCCAAGCACGCGGTCACGCACTACGAGGTCGCCGAGCGCTACAAGGGCTACGCCCTCGTGCAGCTCTTTCCGAAGACCGGCCGGACGCACCAGTTGCGCGTGCACATGTCGCACATCGGCCACCCGATCGTCGGCGACACGATGTACGGCGGGCGCGTCATCAGCGAATTCGACCTCACCGGCACGGGCTCCGTCGAGCCGCTCTTCGCGCACCAGGCGCTGCACGCCTGGCGCATCGCGTTCCGGCATCCCATTCACGAACGCCCCATGGAAATCGAGGCCCCGTTCCCACCCCCGTTCAGGACGCTGGTGAACCTGTTGCGGAGTCTGAGTAGTGCTTGA